From a single Kitasatospora sp. NBC_00458 genomic region:
- a CDS encoding aldo/keto reductase has product MSTTAHPIPRRTLGATGPTTSALGLGCMGMSDLYGPADEAESVATIRAALDAGLTLLDTGDFYGMGHNELLIHEALRGRDREGVQISVKFGAQRSPDGQWLGYDAGPAATKTALAYTLRRLRTDHIDVYRPARLDPAVPIEETVGAIADLVKAGYVRHIGLSEVGADTLRRAAAVHPISDLQIEYSLISRSVEAEILPVARELGIGVTAYGVLSRGLLSGHWQNDRELSGTDFRGHSPRFQGDNLTHNLRLVEALRAVAAERGATVAQIAIAWVASRGEDVVPLVGARRRDRLTEALGALDVALTAADLAAIEAAVPAGSAAGDRYAAAQMAHLDSEH; this is encoded by the coding sequence ATGTCCACCACCGCCCACCCGATCCCCCGGCGCACCCTCGGCGCCACCGGCCCCACCACGTCCGCCCTCGGCCTGGGCTGCATGGGCATGTCGGACCTCTACGGCCCGGCCGACGAGGCCGAGAGCGTCGCCACCATCCGGGCCGCCCTCGACGCCGGCCTGACCCTGCTCGACACCGGCGACTTCTACGGCATGGGGCACAACGAGCTGCTGATCCACGAGGCGCTGCGCGGCCGCGACCGCGAGGGCGTCCAGATCAGCGTGAAGTTCGGCGCCCAGCGCAGCCCGGACGGCCAGTGGCTCGGGTACGACGCCGGCCCCGCGGCCACCAAGACCGCCCTCGCCTACACCCTGCGCCGCCTGCGCACCGACCACATCGACGTCTACCGCCCGGCCCGGCTCGACCCGGCCGTGCCGATCGAGGAGACCGTCGGCGCGATCGCCGACCTGGTGAAGGCCGGCTACGTCCGCCACATCGGCCTGTCCGAAGTGGGTGCGGACACCCTGCGGCGCGCCGCCGCCGTCCACCCGATCAGCGACCTGCAGATCGAGTACTCGCTGATCTCCCGCTCCGTCGAGGCCGAGATCCTGCCCGTCGCCCGCGAGCTGGGCATCGGCGTGACCGCGTACGGGGTGCTCTCCCGCGGTCTGCTCAGCGGCCACTGGCAGAACGACCGCGAACTGTCCGGCACCGACTTCCGCGGCCACAGCCCGCGCTTCCAGGGCGACAACCTGACCCACAACCTCCGGCTGGTCGAGGCGCTGCGCGCGGTCGCCGCCGAGCGCGGCGCCACCGTCGCGCAGATCGCGATCGCCTGGGTGGCCTCGCGCGGAGAGGACGTCGTCCCGCTGGTCGGCGCCCGCCGCCGGGACCGGCTGACCGAGGCGCTCGGCGCCCTGGACGTGGCCCTCACCGCGGCGGACCTCGCGGCCATCGAGGCGGCGGTCCCGGCCGGGTCGGCCGCCGGGGACAGGTACGCTGCCGCCCAGATGGCCCATCTCGACAGCGAGCACT
- a CDS encoding (4Fe-4S)-binding protein, translated as MGGGGAGGGTGGAGGGGTLGGRRRPVRAYPGDGITVSFDAEVCRHAAECVHGLPSVFDTAKRPWIMPDAAEPGVIAEVVRRCPTGALTYRSADGGTEAPERPTTVRRTADGRLLLRGQLRIADAGGEVRETTRAMLCGCGGSAGQPYCDRSGACGGHGG; from the coding sequence ATGGGCGGCGGTGGAGCCGGTGGTGGGACCGGTGGAGCCGGTGGTGGCGGGACGCTCGGCGGGCGCCGTCGGCCCGTGCGGGCCTACCCGGGCGACGGGATCACGGTGTCCTTCGACGCGGAGGTCTGCAGGCATGCGGCGGAGTGCGTGCACGGGTTGCCGTCCGTGTTCGACACGGCGAAGCGTCCGTGGATCATGCCGGATGCCGCCGAACCGGGAGTGATCGCCGAGGTGGTGCGGCGTTGCCCGACCGGGGCGCTGACGTACCGGTCGGCGGACGGCGGGACGGAGGCTCCGGAGCGGCCGACGACGGTGCGGCGGACGGCGGACGGGCGGCTTCTGCTGCGCGGGCAGCTGCGGATCGCCGACGCCGGGGGCGAGGTCCGGGAGACGACGCGGGCGATGCTGTGCGGCTGCGGCGGCAGCGCCGGGCAGCCCTACTGCGACCGGAGCGGTGCGTGCGGCGGGCACGGGGGGTGA
- a CDS encoding GNAT family N-acetyltransferase, translating to MTVTVRDSDGDRRFEAWAGDTLAGFAEYLRSDELVVYQHTVVEPAYEGQGVGGALARAALDDARERGLAVLATCPFIKGWMLRHPEYVDLAYENRSRVAD from the coding sequence ATGACCGTGACCGTTCGCGACTCCGACGGCGACCGCCGTTTCGAGGCCTGGGCCGGTGACACCCTGGCCGGATTCGCGGAGTACCTGCGCAGCGACGAGCTGGTGGTGTACCAGCACACGGTGGTCGAACCGGCCTACGAGGGGCAGGGTGTCGGCGGTGCGCTGGCCCGGGCCGCGCTGGACGACGCCCGCGAGCGGGGGCTGGCCGTGCTGGCGACGTGCCCGTTCATCAAGGGGTGGATGCTCCGCCACCCCGAGTACGTCGACCTCGCGTACGAGAACCGCAGCCGGGTGGCCGACTGA
- a CDS encoding class I SAM-dependent methyltransferase translates to MTMDQLRTGPASGSGHPPRTDPDSAPVTAPAPAALPAPIPAGTRSAGGDRWLFLSEALRTFHLTGALAPSGDGLVGALAVPATSRPDRPISVLEVGAGTGAVTRRLVRVLRTGDRLHAVEANPRFAERLRRDEVLARRGPEVGLRLSACRVQDLPECLPPGAGGGGPGGERYDVIVSGLPFTNFEPVEVRHILDLYLRLLVPGGELTYFGYLGTSAARLVTSGPGRGARHRAVVRVLRRFEEEYGIGSRTVWRNLPPARARLLRVPGGGGVRAGAASASGTGAEFGSANGAECGPGGPPAPTGAGSGGGDEAAGGTGGTPSGTAAPAR, encoded by the coding sequence ATGACGATGGATCAGCTCCGTACCGGTCCCGCCTCCGGCTCCGGCCACCCGCCCCGCACCGACCCCGACTCGGCCCCTGTCACCGCACCCGCACCCGCGGCCCTGCCCGCACCCATACCCGCCGGAACGCGGTCGGCCGGCGGCGACCGGTGGCTGTTCCTCTCCGAGGCGCTGCGCACGTTCCACCTGACGGGTGCCCTCGCGCCGAGCGGGGACGGTCTGGTCGGCGCCCTGGCCGTGCCGGCGACCAGCCGTCCGGACCGGCCGATCTCGGTACTGGAGGTGGGGGCCGGGACGGGTGCGGTGACCCGGCGGCTGGTCCGGGTGCTGCGGACCGGCGACCGGCTGCACGCCGTCGAGGCCAATCCGCGGTTCGCGGAGCGGCTGCGGAGGGACGAGGTGCTGGCGCGGCGCGGGCCGGAGGTCGGGCTGCGGCTGTCGGCGTGCCGGGTGCAGGACCTGCCGGAGTGCCTGCCTCCCGGGGCGGGCGGCGGTGGTCCCGGGGGTGAGCGGTACGACGTGATCGTCTCGGGGCTGCCGTTCACCAACTTCGAGCCGGTCGAGGTCCGGCACATCCTGGATCTGTACCTCAGGCTGCTGGTGCCGGGCGGCGAGCTGACGTACTTCGGGTACCTGGGGACGTCGGCGGCGCGGCTGGTGACGTCGGGTCCGGGGCGCGGGGCGCGGCACCGGGCGGTGGTGCGGGTGCTGCGGCGGTTCGAGGAGGAGTACGGGATCGGGAGCCGGACGGTGTGGCGCAACCTCCCGCCGGCCCGCGCCCGACTGCTCCGGGTGCCGGGCGGGGGCGGGGTCCGGGCCGGGGCCGCGAGCGCCTCCGGGACCGGGGCCGAGTTCGGGAGCGCGAACGGGGCGGAGTGCGGGCCGGGCGGTCCGCCGGCCCCGACGGGTGCCGGGTCGGGAGGTGGCGACGAGGCGGCCGGGGGTACCGGCGGCACGCCGAGCGGGACGGCGGCACCCGCTCGATGA
- a CDS encoding sensor histidine kinase, translated as MTTDHTARPPRRPRPPRTAPLGWYAPGRHRLTETLFLLTVLALTAEESVVQWHDTDLPLRPVRVAAVALASLSLLLARRYPITAAVLPILAGGLLNRAFPGLFSVYHLASTGRPGPAMAGGAAIAGLSALRAASPADWAGTAGSQLVVEAAAISLGLWMHGRRVLIRALRAKVDALRRERELRAEQARSAERARIAREMHDVLAHRLSLLVLHAGVLRDQAAAGTVADDPARLAHRLELIRATAAHSLDDLRDVLGVLRADPEPPGPAGPTAARDRPPTAGPSLDPPLHPGPGPATDSTDSTDSTDSTGPAGPGPAVGPVTAADSTAAAAATATAPGAVPAPALRHLAELVGEATEAGQTVELALAGDPEDVPTTHRLAVHRVVQEALTNARKYAHTAPVTVRVGYGAPATTVEVRNGPGRHAPSGAGAGGGYGLVGLAERIGALGGHLDAGSDGQGGFRLAARLPTPRRPPARPVVRPHAQPPGPADHPGPERIPPGGAT; from the coding sequence GTGACCACGGACCACACCGCGCGCCCACCCCGCCGACCCCGCCCACCCCGCACCGCCCCACTCGGCTGGTACGCCCCCGGCCGGCACCGCCTGACCGAGACCCTGTTCCTCCTCACCGTCCTCGCCCTCACCGCCGAGGAGAGCGTCGTCCAGTGGCACGACACCGACCTCCCGCTGCGCCCGGTCCGCGTCGCCGCGGTCGCCCTCGCCTCGCTCTCCCTCCTGCTCGCACGCCGCTACCCGATCACCGCGGCCGTGCTCCCCATACTGGCCGGCGGCCTGCTCAACCGCGCCTTCCCCGGGCTCTTCAGCGTCTACCACCTCGCCTCGACCGGCCGCCCCGGCCCCGCGATGGCAGGCGGAGCGGCCATCGCGGGACTCAGCGCGCTCCGCGCCGCATCCCCCGCCGACTGGGCCGGCACCGCCGGATCCCAACTGGTCGTCGAGGCCGCGGCGATCTCCCTCGGGCTCTGGATGCACGGCCGGCGGGTCCTGATCCGGGCCCTGCGCGCCAAGGTCGACGCGCTGCGCCGCGAACGCGAACTCCGGGCGGAGCAGGCCAGGTCCGCCGAGCGCGCCCGGATCGCCCGCGAGATGCACGACGTCCTCGCCCACCGGCTGAGCCTCCTCGTCCTGCACGCCGGGGTGCTGCGCGACCAGGCCGCCGCCGGCACCGTCGCCGACGATCCGGCGCGCCTCGCCCACCGCCTGGAACTGATCCGGGCGACGGCCGCCCACTCGCTCGACGACCTGCGCGACGTCCTCGGCGTCCTCCGGGCCGACCCGGAGCCGCCCGGTCCCGCAGGCCCGACCGCTGCCCGGGACCGGCCCCCGACTGCCGGGCCGTCCCTCGATCCGCCACTCCACCCCGGACCGGGCCCCGCCACCGACTCCACCGACTCCACCGACTCCACCGACTCCACCGGCCCGGCGGGCCCCGGTCCCGCCGTCGGCCCCGTCACCGCCGCGGACTCCACGGCTGCCGCAGCTGCCACGGCCACCGCGCCCGGAGCGGTGCCCGCTCCGGCCCTGCGGCACCTCGCCGAGCTCGTCGGCGAAGCCACCGAAGCCGGTCAGACCGTCGAACTCGCCCTCGCCGGCGACCCCGAGGACGTCCCGACCACCCACCGCCTCGCCGTCCACCGGGTCGTCCAGGAGGCGCTGACCAACGCCCGCAAGTACGCGCACACCGCGCCCGTCACCGTCCGCGTGGGCTACGGCGCCCCGGCGACCACCGTCGAGGTGCGCAACGGTCCGGGGCGGCACGCCCCCTCCGGTGCCGGTGCAGGCGGGGGATACGGCCTGGTCGGGCTCGCCGAACGGATCGGCGCGCTCGGGGGACACCTCGACGCCGGCTCCGACGGGCAGGGCGGGTTCCGCCTCGCCGCCCGCCTGCCGACGCCCCGTCGGCCACCCGCCCGACCCGTAGTCCGTCCGCACGCACAGCCGCCCGGCCCGGCGGACCACCCCGGGCCCGAGCGGATCCCCCCGGGAGGAGCCACATGA
- a CDS encoding response regulator transcription factor, translating into MIRTMVVDDDALVRLGLVDLLSQDPALTVVAEAADGLQAVELARHRRIDVALMDIRMPRLDGIAATRRLRELPDGPRVIALTTFDLDEYVYQALAAGADGFLLKDTPPADIARAVHVVAAGQGMLHPAAARRLIDRYHRAGTPRAVAARGRLTGLTPRETDVLRELALGLSNAEIAGVLGMRESTVKAHVSRILTALGVGNRVQVALLARDAGVVDDPA; encoded by the coding sequence ATGATCCGCACCATGGTCGTCGACGACGACGCGCTGGTCAGGCTCGGCCTCGTCGACCTGCTGTCCCAGGACCCCGCGCTCACCGTGGTCGCCGAGGCCGCCGACGGGCTGCAGGCCGTCGAACTGGCTCGCCACCGGCGCATCGACGTCGCCCTGATGGACATCCGGATGCCCCGGCTCGACGGCATAGCCGCCACGCGCCGGCTGCGCGAGCTGCCCGACGGCCCCCGCGTCATCGCGCTCACCACGTTCGACCTCGACGAGTACGTGTACCAGGCGCTCGCCGCCGGCGCCGACGGCTTCCTGCTCAAGGACACCCCGCCCGCCGACATCGCGCGGGCGGTCCACGTCGTCGCGGCCGGTCAGGGCATGCTCCACCCGGCCGCCGCACGCCGCCTCATCGACCGTTACCACCGCGCCGGCACGCCACGCGCGGTCGCGGCCCGCGGCCGCCTCACCGGGCTCACCCCGCGGGAGACCGACGTGCTGCGCGAACTCGCGCTCGGCCTCTCCAACGCCGAGATCGCGGGCGTCCTCGGGATGCGCGAGAGCACGGTGAAGGCGCACGTCAGCCGGATCCTCACCGCTCTGGGCGTCGGCAACCGCGTCCAGGTGGCGCTGCTGGCCCGGGATGCCGGGGTGGTCGACGACCCCGCCTGA
- a CDS encoding M20 family metallopeptidase — MSPQAVQPSATPTGTTATTATTGAISTTGLISTTAATSTPVAPDATPAPAPVDTVAAAVATAVTTAEPTSATATPGTAKPGTTGSATARSPLAPAAPTPAAAPPPAAAPHTPAVPDSEGQPGPTAALPGLPLALTTRARTLAGAVRRRCADLARIESPSGDAPRLDALAEELAAGFRATGATVRREPGPAGDHLVLQWDGRDETLPHLLVVGHHDTVWPVGTLADWPVTEQDGTLSGPGVVDMKGGLAILEGAFALLADLGQRPHRTVRLVVVSDEEVGSPDGRRLVERQLRGAAAVLGLEPPHPDGRLKTARRGSTRVRLTVTGREAHAGNDAADGVSAVDELVDQLVAVRGLVSQPGTELNAGRISGGSRANVVAGRAEAELGLRFSTTEAQRRTLDNLARLTALRPGAKVRTEVLSSRPAWPERSGNPLLRHVRSLAAVLGQQLDGGPAGGAGDTNLPGSRGLPTLDGFGAVGGGAHARHEHIRIDQLAPRIALLAALLAVPLPRLRDRSEG, encoded by the coding sequence TTGAGCCCTCAAGCCGTCCAGCCGTCCGCCACACCGACCGGCACCACCGCCACCACCGCCACCACCGGCGCGATCAGCACGACCGGCCTGATCAGCACGACCGCCGCCACCAGCACACCCGTTGCCCCCGACGCCACCCCCGCCCCAGCGCCCGTCGACACGGTCGCCGCCGCAGTCGCCACAGCCGTCACCACGGCTGAACCGACCAGCGCCACCGCCACACCCGGCACGGCCAAGCCCGGCACCACCGGAAGCGCCACCGCCCGAAGCCCCCTCGCCCCGGCCGCCCCCACTCCCGCCGCCGCACCACCCCCCGCAGCGGCCCCCCACACTCCGGCCGTCCCCGACAGCGAGGGCCAACCCGGCCCCACCGCGGCGCTTCCCGGCCTGCCCCTGGCCCTCACCACCCGGGCCCGCACCCTGGCCGGCGCCGTCCGCCGCCGCTGCGCGGACCTCGCCAGGATCGAGTCACCCAGCGGCGACGCGCCCCGACTCGACGCCCTCGCCGAGGAGTTGGCCGCCGGATTCCGCGCCACCGGTGCGACCGTCCGGCGCGAACCCGGCCCGGCCGGCGACCACCTGGTCCTCCAGTGGGACGGCCGCGACGAGACGCTGCCCCACCTCCTCGTGGTCGGACACCACGACACCGTCTGGCCCGTCGGGACCCTCGCCGACTGGCCGGTCACCGAGCAGGACGGCACCCTCAGCGGGCCCGGCGTGGTCGACATGAAGGGCGGACTCGCCATCCTGGAGGGCGCCTTCGCGCTGCTCGCCGACCTCGGTCAGCGCCCGCACCGCACCGTCCGCCTGGTCGTGGTCTCCGACGAGGAGGTCGGCAGCCCGGACGGCCGACGCCTCGTCGAACGCCAACTGCGCGGCGCCGCAGCCGTGCTGGGCCTCGAACCGCCGCACCCGGACGGCCGGCTCAAGACCGCCCGCCGCGGCTCGACCCGGGTACGGCTCACCGTCACCGGACGGGAGGCACACGCGGGCAACGACGCCGCCGACGGCGTCTCCGCGGTGGACGAACTCGTCGACCAGCTGGTCGCCGTACGCGGACTCGTCAGCCAGCCCGGCACGGAGCTCAACGCGGGCCGGATCAGCGGCGGCAGCCGCGCCAACGTCGTGGCCGGCCGGGCCGAGGCCGAACTCGGCCTGCGGTTCTCCACCACCGAGGCACAGCGCCGCACCCTGGACAACCTGGCCCGGCTCACCGCGCTCCGGCCGGGGGCGAAGGTGCGGACGGAGGTGCTGTCCAGTCGCCCGGCATGGCCCGAGAGGTCCGGCAACCCCCTGCTGCGCCACGTCCGTTCGCTCGCGGCGGTGCTCGGTCAGCAGCTGGACGGCGGACCGGCGGGCGGGGCGGGTGACACCAACCTGCCGGGTTCACGCGGACTGCCGACGCTGGACGGCTTCGGCGCGGTCGGCGGCGGTGCCCACGCGCGGCACGAGCACATCCGGATCGACCAGCTGGCGCCGCGGATCGCCTTGCTGGCAGCGCTCCTGGCCGTGCCGCTGCCGCGCCTGCGCGACCGTTCGGAGGGGTGA
- a CDS encoding winged helix-turn-helix domain-containing protein — protein sequence MTSDRNPANPAPGDAAAQPAPPAAPGLTAGSEPGSARLRSARPLPHHEVRAALLDLIAEWGSITSNQAAQMIHQSSGTCSFHLRQLARYGLIEEAPTGDGRSRPWRLRWEGSLMPPGSAEEPADRSAGSLPPELTGDLEDSSYRRWLAERSAAPVEWQRDHVSSDVLHLTADELADLGAAVRALLAPYRQRTPHAGTRPVAAVTRLFPLLANADADADADGDGGNPGRAGNAAGGEGGRSGEGG from the coding sequence GTGACCAGCGACAGGAATCCCGCCAACCCCGCGCCCGGCGACGCTGCGGCCCAGCCCGCACCCCCGGCCGCGCCGGGCCTCACCGCCGGCTCCGAGCCGGGCTCCGCCCGACTGCGGAGCGCCCGGCCGCTGCCGCACCACGAGGTCCGCGCCGCACTGCTCGACCTGATCGCCGAGTGGGGCAGCATCACCTCCAACCAGGCCGCGCAGATGATCCACCAGAGTTCCGGCACCTGCTCGTTCCACCTGCGGCAGCTCGCCCGGTACGGACTGATCGAGGAGGCGCCGACCGGCGACGGCCGCTCGCGCCCGTGGCGGCTCCGGTGGGAGGGCAGTCTGATGCCGCCCGGGTCGGCCGAGGAGCCGGCCGACCGGTCCGCGGGGAGCCTGCCCCCGGAGCTGACCGGCGACCTGGAGGACAGCAGCTACCGGCGCTGGCTCGCCGAACGGTCGGCCGCCCCCGTCGAGTGGCAGCGCGATCACGTGTCCAGCGACGTCCTGCACCTCACCGCCGACGAACTGGCCGACCTCGGCGCAGCCGTCCGCGCCCTGCTCGCCCCGTACCGCCAGCGCACCCCTCACGCGGGCACGCGGCCGGTGGCGGCGGTCACCCGGCTCTTCCCGCTGCTCGCCAACGCGGACGCCGACGCAGACGCCGACGGGGACGGGGGGAACCCCGGACGGGCGGGGAACGCCGCAGGTGGAGAGGGCGGTAGGAGCGGCGAAGGCGGCTGA
- the def gene encoding peptide deformylase, with the protein MARQNPGQVRVQGEVVAAYPEVPPEALRGEVRRITVVGEEVLHRRCRAVAEEEFGTPELARLVDDMFAAMWVAEGAGLAANQIGVDLQVFVWDCFDEDGVRHVGHVLNPVLDDLPAGARRLVEAEEGCLSVPGPHMELVRPDSAVVRGRDLDGRPLVIEGRGYFARCLQHEADHLGGGLYIDRLSSRGRRTALRRMEERKEEVFAKRAARAGELAGLR; encoded by the coding sequence ATGGCTCGGCAGAATCCGGGGCAGGTGCGGGTGCAGGGCGAGGTGGTGGCCGCATATCCGGAGGTGCCGCCGGAGGCGCTGCGGGGGGAGGTGCGGCGGATCACCGTGGTCGGGGAGGAGGTGCTGCACCGGCGGTGCCGGGCGGTGGCGGAGGAGGAGTTCGGCACGCCGGAGCTGGCGCGGCTGGTCGACGACATGTTCGCCGCGATGTGGGTGGCGGAGGGGGCCGGACTCGCCGCGAACCAGATCGGCGTCGACCTCCAGGTCTTCGTGTGGGACTGCTTCGACGAGGACGGCGTGCGCCACGTCGGACACGTCCTCAACCCGGTGCTCGACGACCTGCCGGCCGGCGCGCGGCGGCTGGTCGAGGCGGAGGAGGGCTGCCTCTCCGTCCCCGGCCCGCACATGGAGCTGGTCCGGCCGGACTCCGCCGTCGTCCGCGGTCGCGACCTCGACGGCCGGCCGCTCGTCATCGAGGGCCGCGGGTACTTCGCCCGCTGCCTCCAGCACGAGGCCGATCACCTGGGCGGCGGCCTCTACATCGACCGCCTCTCCAGCCGGGGCCGACGCACCGCGCTGCGCCGGATGGAGGAACGCAAGGAGGAGGTCTTCGCCAAGCGCGCCGCGCGGGCCGGGGAGCTCGCCGGCCTGCGGTAG
- the paaA gene encoding 1,2-phenylacetyl-CoA epoxidase subunit PaaA, translating into MNEVNEAHGAAAARGPHGPNREQLSPEELFEAVVAAEQRIEPRDWMPDAYRATLIRQIAQHAHSEIIGMQPEGNWLTRAPSLRRKAILLAKAQDEAGHGLYLYAAAETLGVDRAELTEKLVSGRQKYSSIFNYPTLTFADVGVIGWLVDGAAICNQVPLCRCSYGPYARAMVRICKEESFHQRQGYELLMTLMRGTEAQRRMVQDAVDRWWWPSLMMFGPSDADSPNSARSMAWRIKRHSNDELRQRFVDMTVPQAEHLGVTLPDPGLSWNEDRGSWDFGEPDWSELTRVIHGQGPCNAQRVERRRSAHEDGAWVREAAVAYAEKRRAEDRHRTEPRQADPQQAEQENGK; encoded by the coding sequence ATGAACGAGGTGAACGAGGCCCACGGCGCCGCCGCGGCCCGAGGGCCCCACGGCCCGAACCGCGAGCAGTTGTCGCCGGAGGAGCTCTTCGAGGCGGTCGTCGCGGCCGAGCAGCGGATCGAGCCCCGCGACTGGATGCCCGACGCCTACCGGGCGACCCTGATCCGCCAGATCGCCCAGCACGCGCACTCCGAGATCATCGGCATGCAGCCCGAGGGCAACTGGCTCACCCGCGCCCCGTCCCTGCGCCGCAAGGCGATCCTGCTCGCCAAGGCCCAGGACGAGGCGGGCCACGGCCTGTACCTCTACGCCGCCGCCGAGACCCTCGGCGTGGACCGCGCCGAGCTGACCGAGAAGCTGGTCTCCGGCCGCCAGAAGTACTCGTCGATCTTCAACTACCCGACCCTCACCTTCGCCGACGTCGGGGTGATCGGCTGGCTGGTCGACGGCGCCGCCATCTGCAACCAGGTCCCGCTCTGCCGCTGCAGCTACGGCCCGTACGCCCGCGCGATGGTCCGGATCTGCAAGGAGGAGTCGTTCCACCAGCGCCAGGGCTACGAGCTCCTGATGACGCTGATGCGCGGCACCGAGGCGCAGCGCCGGATGGTGCAGGACGCGGTGGACCGCTGGTGGTGGCCGTCGCTGATGATGTTCGGCCCCTCGGACGCCGACTCGCCGAACAGCGCCCGCTCGATGGCCTGGCGGATCAAGCGCCACAGCAACGACGAGCTGCGCCAGCGCTTCGTCGACATGACCGTCCCGCAGGCCGAACACCTCGGTGTGACCCTCCCCGACCCCGGGCTGAGCTGGAACGAGGACCGCGGCAGCTGGGACTTCGGCGAGCCGGACTGGTCCGAGCTGACCCGGGTCATCCACGGCCAGGGTCCGTGCAACGCCCAGCGGGTGGAACGCCGCCGGTCAGCCCACGAGGACGGCGCCTGGGTGCGCGAGGCGGCCGTCGCCTACGCGGAGAAGCGTCGTGCGGAGGACCGCCACCGGACGGAGCCGCGCCAGGCGGACCCGCAGCAAGCGGAACAGGAGAACGGGAAGTGA
- the paaB gene encoding 1,2-phenylacetyl-CoA epoxidase subunit PaaB yields MTESKAGWPLYEVFVRPRRGLNHVHVGSLHASDDRMALLAARDLYTRRNEGVSLWVVRSDAITASAPDERDPFFAPSGDKVYRHPTFYDIPEDVPHI; encoded by the coding sequence GTGACCGAGTCCAAGGCCGGCTGGCCGCTCTACGAGGTGTTCGTGCGCCCCCGGCGCGGCCTGAACCACGTGCACGTCGGATCCCTGCACGCCTCCGACGACCGGATGGCGCTGCTCGCCGCCCGTGACCTCTACACCCGCCGCAACGAGGGCGTCAGCCTCTGGGTGGTCCGCTCCGACGCGATCACCGCGTCCGCCCCGGACGAGCGCGACCCCTTCTTCGCGCCGAGCGGTGACAAGGTCTACCGCCACCCGACCTTCTACGACATCCCCGAGGATGTCCCGCACATCTGA
- the paaC gene encoding 1,2-phenylacetyl-CoA epoxidase subunit PaaC, producing MTDDHVYLSLAGASPEPEGEGRWAYGTGFADPLLGVDTAVPPGVDGTDLAAYCLMLGDDALVLSQRLIEWCTRAPELEEEVALANLGLDLLGQARQLLTRAGQADGSGRTEDDLAYWREEYEFRNVRLVEAPNGDFAYSIARLLLFATVRGALYEALAGHPDPVLAAVAARGVKELAYHREYATAWTLRLGDGTPYSAGRMQAGVDAVWPLLEELLTAHPVERRVGVDPATLREPVLASLAAVLAEAGLAVPDVPGLAAVGGRAGRDGVHTEALGPLLAEFQVLARAHPGATW from the coding sequence ATGACCGACGACCACGTGTACCTGAGTCTCGCCGGGGCGTCCCCGGAGCCCGAGGGCGAGGGCCGCTGGGCCTACGGGACGGGCTTCGCCGACCCGCTGCTCGGGGTGGACACCGCCGTGCCGCCCGGTGTGGACGGCACCGACCTGGCCGCCTACTGCCTGATGCTGGGTGACGACGCGCTGGTGCTCTCCCAGCGGCTGATCGAGTGGTGCACCCGGGCCCCCGAGCTGGAGGAGGAGGTCGCGCTCGCCAACCTGGGCCTCGACCTCCTCGGCCAGGCCCGCCAGCTGCTGACCCGGGCCGGTCAGGCCGACGGTTCGGGCCGCACCGAGGACGACCTGGCGTACTGGCGCGAGGAGTACGAGTTCCGCAACGTCCGTCTGGTCGAGGCCCCGAACGGGGACTTCGCGTACTCGATCGCCCGGCTGCTCCTGTTCGCCACGGTGCGCGGCGCGCTGTACGAGGCGCTGGCCGGGCACCCGGATCCGGTGCTGGCGGCGGTCGCCGCGCGGGGCGTGAAGGAACTGGCCTACCACCGGGAGTACGCGACCGCCTGGACGCTGCGGCTCGGCGACGGGACGCCGTACTCGGCCGGGCGGATGCAGGCCGGGGTGGACGCGGTCTGGCCGCTGCTGGAGGAGCTGCTCACGGCGCACCCGGTCGAGCGGCGGGTGGGCGTGGACCCGGCGACGCTGCGCGAGCCGGTGCTGGCCTCGCTGGCGGCCGTGCTCGCCGAGGCCGGGCTGGCGGTGCCGGACGTGCCGGGGCTGGCGGCGGTCGGCGGCCGGGCCGGCCGGGACGGTGTGCACACCGAGGCGCTGGGCCCGTTGCTGGCCGAGTTCCAGGTGCTGGCCCGGGCGCACCCGGGGGCGACGTGGTGA